One Proteinivorax tanatarense DNA segment encodes these proteins:
- the cbiG gene encoding cobalt-precorrin 5A hydrolase, translated as MMKISVMNIGGVLISWAIITLTEGGLAQAEKIANLLKADHSVKIFTSKKLVYGNSTNDIDIIEDSFTNFVGRIFCSYRTIIFIMATGIVVRSIAPYLQHKKRDPAVLVMDEKGQHVISLLSGHLGGANDKAIYLADKIKAQPVITTASDINKTIAVDMLAKKLNCWIENFETAKEVTYLLVNNKKVGIKTEFIIPEEFSMDLQGAEGIIYISNKEPLDEKDVKSTWLIPQNIVVGLGCKKGVGWQQIDEVIKNYLSKLRLHPKSIKAIATIDLKKDEKGIVKAAQKRKIPLKVYTKQKIKQVEDMFDQSKFVKSKVGVFGVCEPCAYLASNKTGKLILHKKKESGVTIAIWEEQNIE; from the coding sequence ATGATGAAAATTTCCGTCATGAATATAGGAGGGGTTCTCATTAGTTGGGCTATAATAACTCTAACGGAAGGGGGACTAGCACAAGCTGAAAAAATTGCAAATCTACTTAAAGCTGACCATTCTGTAAAGATTTTTACTTCTAAGAAACTTGTTTATGGTAACTCAACAAATGATATAGATATAATTGAAGATAGTTTTACAAATTTTGTGGGGCGTATATTTTGTAGCTATCGCACAATAATTTTTATAATGGCCACAGGAATAGTAGTGCGAAGCATAGCACCATACTTACAACATAAAAAAAGAGACCCTGCTGTCCTAGTAATGGATGAAAAGGGGCAACATGTAATTAGTTTATTATCAGGTCATCTAGGGGGAGCTAATGATAAGGCAATTTATTTGGCTGATAAAATAAAGGCTCAGCCTGTAATAACAACTGCTTCTGATATAAACAAAACTATAGCAGTTGATATGTTAGCTAAAAAGCTAAATTGTTGGATTGAAAATTTTGAAACGGCAAAAGAAGTTACCTATCTATTGGTAAATAACAAGAAAGTAGGTATAAAAACAGAATTTATTATACCCGAAGAGTTTTCTATGGATTTACAAGGTGCAGAAGGGATAATCTATATTTCTAACAAAGAACCTCTCGATGAAAAGGATGTTAAAAGTACCTGGTTAATTCCCCAAAATATAGTTGTGGGATTAGGCTGTAAAAAAGGTGTTGGCTGGCAACAAATAGATGAGGTTATCAAAAACTATTTAAGCAAACTTCGGCTACACCCTAAAAGCATAAAAGCTATAGCTACAATAGACTTAAAAAAAGATGAAAAGGGAATAGTTAAAGCAGCTCAGAAAAGGAAGATCCCTTTAAAGGTATATACCAAGCAGAAAATTAAGCAAGTAGAGGATATGTTTGACCAGTCTAAGTTTGTTAAAAGCAAAGTCGGTGTTTTTGGAGTATGTGAGCCCTGTGCTTATTTAGCTTCAAATAAAACAGGGAAATTAATTTTACACAAGAAAAAAGAAAGCGGTGTAACTATAGCAATTTGGGAGGAGCAAAATATTGAGTAA
- the cobM gene encoding precorrin-4 C(11)-methyltransferase has protein sequence MGKIFFVGAGPGDPELITVKGRKIIEQADVIIYTGSLVNKEVISCRKKTCKALNSASMTLKEVITEIKQAVEQKQSVVRLHTGDPTLYGAIREQIDILEKLNIDCEVVPGVSSFTAAAATMNKELTLPGVTQTVICTRIEGKTPVPKLENLDELAKHKATMAIFLSVQSIDKVVEKLSKYYSASTPIAVVQKASWDDEKVVVGTLNDIEEKVKKAGIYKTAQILVGDFLGNNYSFSKLYDENFRHEYRRGSH, from the coding sequence ATGGGTAAAATTTTTTTTGTTGGAGCAGGTCCTGGCGACCCAGAGCTGATTACAGTTAAAGGTAGAAAAATAATAGAGCAAGCCGATGTTATTATTTATACCGGTTCTTTGGTAAACAAGGAAGTTATTTCTTGTCGTAAAAAAACTTGCAAAGCGTTGAACAGTGCTTCTATGACTTTAAAAGAAGTTATAACGGAGATAAAACAAGCTGTTGAGCAAAAACAGAGTGTTGTTCGTTTACATACAGGAGATCCAACCCTATATGGAGCTATACGAGAACAGATAGATATTTTAGAAAAATTAAACATTGATTGTGAAGTCGTACCGGGGGTAAGCTCTTTTACTGCGGCAGCTGCTACTATGAATAAAGAGCTTACTTTACCGGGGGTAACTCAGACTGTGATTTGTACAAGAATAGAGGGGAAAACTCCAGTTCCAAAGTTAGAAAACCTAGATGAGCTGGCAAAACATAAAGCGACTATGGCAATTTTTTTATCAGTTCAATCGATTGATAAAGTTGTAGAGAAACTTAGCAAATATTACTCAGCTTCTACACCAATAGCAGTGGTTCAGAAAGCTTCGTGGGATGATGAAAAAGTTGTTGTGGGAACTTTAAATGACATAGAGGAAAAAGTTAAAAAAGCTGGGATTTATAAAACTGCACAAATTTTGGTTGGAGATTTCTTGGGAAATAATTATAGTTTTTCTAAACTTTATGATGAAAATTTCCGTCATGAATATAGGAGGGGTTCTCATTAG
- the cobI gene encoding precorrin-2 C(20)-methyltransferase, translated as MEKILYGIGVGPGDPDLITLKAIKALEKVNVVITPKIDDNNTSIALEIANKFIGEKTKIVQLVFPMTNDSDKLSKSWIENAEKINYLINTHKKVAFLTLGDPTTYSTYMYVLPHLKDKEIKIETIPGVNSFCSIASRVNTSLCSGNETICIIPLIEEKELKNAIDTFDNIIVMKPSKKNKELADILKEKKLENNFVLVSKCHREGELISYDIGDLYKKVPYLSTVLIKRRGV; from the coding sequence ATGGAAAAGATACTTTATGGGATAGGTGTTGGACCTGGGGATCCTGATCTTATAACTTTAAAGGCGATAAAAGCTCTTGAAAAAGTAAATGTGGTCATTACACCTAAAATTGATGACAACAACACAAGTATTGCTTTAGAAATAGCTAATAAATTTATAGGTGAAAAAACAAAGATTGTTCAGCTGGTTTTTCCTATGACCAACGATTCGGATAAACTTTCTAAAAGTTGGATTGAAAATGCAGAAAAAATCAACTATTTAATAAACACGCATAAAAAAGTTGCCTTTTTAACGTTAGGAGATCCCACCACTTATAGCACCTACATGTATGTATTACCTCATTTAAAGGATAAAGAAATTAAAATAGAAACTATTCCGGGAGTTAATTCGTTTTGTTCTATAGCTAGTAGAGTCAACACAAGCCTTTGCTCTGGGAATGAGACCATTTGTATTATACCTTTAATAGAAGAAAAAGAATTAAAGAATGCAATAGATACATTTGACAATATTATTGTTATGAAACCTTCTAAAAAAAACAAAGAGCTGGCCGATATATTAAAAGAAAAAAAACTAGAGAATAATTTTGTGTTAGTTTCAAAATGTCATCGAGAAGGAGAACTTATTTCATATGATATAGGTGATTTATATAAAAAGGTGCCATATTTGTCTACAGTTCTAATTAAAAGAAGAGGGGTATAA
- the cbiT gene encoding precorrin-6Y C5,15-methyltransferase (decarboxylating) subunit CbiT — MSKIWEYKTYGIPDCMFYRGKVPMTKSEVRSITLSKLQVKSNDILADIGSGTGSISVEMALAAEKGEVYSIEINPDAVNLTKRNAEKFGIANMKIVQGKGSVVIPDLPKLNGVVIGGSKGELSQIFDGLDHKLVCGGKIVVNVITIENLYKCVKLLKQKNYKEIDVTQVLISKGEFIKELTMMKSQNPVFLITAVKS; from the coding sequence ATGAGTAAAATCTGGGAGTATAAAACTTATGGGATTCCAGACTGTATGTTTTATAGGGGAAAAGTTCCAATGACAAAGTCAGAGGTGAGGAGTATTACGCTGAGTAAATTGCAGGTAAAGTCAAATGATATTTTAGCTGATATAGGATCAGGAACTGGAAGTATTTCTGTAGAAATGGCTTTAGCGGCAGAAAAAGGAGAGGTTTATTCAATAGAAATTAACCCTGATGCTGTTAACTTAACAAAAAGAAATGCAGAAAAGTTTGGCATTGCAAACATGAAGATTGTTCAGGGGAAAGGATCAGTAGTTATTCCAGACCTACCTAAACTTAACGGTGTAGTTATCGGAGGTTCTAAAGGAGAATTGAGCCAAATATTTGACGGACTAGACCATAAGTTGGTTTGTGGTGGGAAAATAGTTGTTAATGTAATAACCATCGAAAACTTATATAAATGTGTTAAGTTGTTAAAGCAAAAAAACTATAAAGAAATTGATGTTACCCAGGTTTTAATTTCTAAAGGCGAATTTATAAAAGAATTAACAATGATGAAAAGTCAAAATCCTGTCTTTTTGATTACAGCAGTTAAAAGCTAG
- the cbiE gene encoding precorrin-6y C5,15-methyltransferase (decarboxylating) subunit CbiE → MSKIFIVGIGPGHSDYILPKAIKTIEKCGVIIGGKRNLDSINQIATLETKKSIVIEGNLVEVKDYISNNYTIQDIAVVVSGDTGFHSLLSYLKKNLAKEIRLEVVPGLSSIQYMYAKLKRPWQNAYVSSLHGRNIEVEEIVNKQKEVILLTDKYWNPNKIAQRLIDKNITDKWMYIGSNLSYENEKIFKFKIENVPNIDYGLNVVVISDE, encoded by the coding sequence ATGAGTAAAATTTTTATAGTTGGAATAGGACCCGGGCACAGTGATTATATTCTTCCTAAAGCTATTAAGACCATAGAAAAATGTGGTGTAATTATTGGCGGCAAAAGAAATCTAGATTCAATAAATCAAATAGCAACCTTAGAAACAAAGAAAAGTATAGTTATCGAAGGAAACTTAGTGGAGGTTAAAGATTATATATCCAACAATTATACTATCCAAGATATAGCAGTTGTTGTTTCAGGTGACACCGGTTTTCATAGTTTACTAAGTTATTTGAAAAAAAACCTTGCAAAAGAAATTAGACTAGAGGTTGTTCCCGGTTTAAGTTCTATTCAATACATGTATGCAAAACTTAAGCGACCGTGGCAGAATGCTTATGTTTCTAGTTTGCATGGTAGAAATATAGAAGTTGAAGAAATTGTCAATAAGCAAAAAGAAGTAATACTTCTGACAGATAAATACTGGAATCCTAACAAAATAGCACAACGTTTGATAGATAAAAACATTACTGATAAATGGATGTACATTGGATCTAACTTATCTTATGAAAATGAAAAAATCTTTAAGTTTAAAATTGAAAATGTACCTAATATTGACTATGGTCTAAATGTAGTGGTGATCTCTGATGAGTAA
- the cbiD gene encoding cobalt-precorrin-5B (C(1))-methyltransferase CbiD yields MERYINKKGKKLRYGYTTGTCAVAAATAATKILFDQQKLETINVSTPKGWTLQLKVEDIEIKVDEVICSVTKDSGDDPDITHGIKIYAKVRKKDQQNGITVKGGKGIGTVTRPGLYVPVGEKAINPVPMRCIKEEVKKVLPENCAVEIEIFAPEGEKIAFKTFNGKLGIKGGISILGSTGIVEPMSDDALKDALALELRVVSKEKHNKIVLCPGNYGKDFAQRLGITDKPILKTSNFIGFLLDKAVEEEIKEILFIGHIGKMIKVAGGIFNTHSNIADGRLEILAAHCALLKEDRKLIKMIMDSTTTEEAIDYVYNANLQCVFPQLADAVSERCKERTNHKINIGTILFSQKYGKLGACNEAKNILGVKNE; encoded by the coding sequence ATGGAGAGATATATAAATAAAAAAGGGAAAAAACTAAGATATGGATACACTACCGGGACGTGTGCAGTAGCAGCTGCAACAGCAGCTACTAAAATATTGTTTGATCAACAAAAACTAGAAACAATAAACGTTTCTACCCCTAAAGGTTGGACATTGCAATTAAAGGTAGAGGATATAGAAATTAAGGTCGATGAAGTTATATGTAGTGTTACAAAAGATTCTGGCGACGACCCTGATATAACCCATGGTATTAAAATTTATGCCAAAGTTAGAAAAAAGGACCAGCAAAATGGCATAACTGTAAAAGGTGGCAAGGGAATCGGTACTGTAACAAGGCCTGGTCTTTATGTACCTGTAGGGGAGAAAGCTATCAATCCAGTTCCAATGCGGTGTATCAAAGAAGAAGTAAAAAAAGTTTTGCCAGAAAACTGTGCTGTTGAAATAGAGATATTTGCTCCAGAAGGAGAAAAAATTGCCTTTAAAACGTTTAACGGAAAATTGGGGATAAAAGGTGGAATATCTATACTAGGGTCTACAGGCATAGTTGAACCGATGTCTGATGACGCTCTAAAAGATGCTCTAGCTTTAGAACTTAGAGTTGTTTCTAAAGAAAAACATAACAAAATAGTGTTATGCCCAGGTAATTACGGAAAAGATTTTGCACAACGTTTGGGGATAACTGATAAACCAATATTAAAAACCAGTAACTTTATAGGGTTTTTACTGGATAAGGCTGTAGAAGAAGAAATAAAAGAGATTTTATTTATAGGCCATATTGGTAAGATGATAAAAGTAGCTGGTGGAATTTTTAACACTCACAGCAATATTGCTGATGGAAGATTGGAAATTTTAGCTGCTCATTGTGCTTTGTTAAAAGAAGATAGAAAGCTAATTAAGATGATTATGGACAGTACAACCACTGAAGAAGCGATAGACTATGTATATAACGCTAATCTTCAGTGTGTATTTCCTCAGCTGGCAGATGCAGTTAGTGAGCGATGTAAAGAAAGAACAAACCATAAAATAAACATAGGTACAATACTTTTTTCGCAAAAATACGGAAAACTGGGAGCTTGTAACGAAGCAAAAAACATTTTGGGGGTTAAAAATGAGTAA
- a CDS encoding precorrin-8X methylmutase, with product MKKQKGDEEMFIKDPKGIENESFRIISEEVNMKDLTLFEKLIVTRVIHTTGDTGYKDLVKIHPKAINNAANAMEKGLTIYTDTKMTLSGINSVNFKKLGGQVFNFTHDEDVKQAARERGETRSMVGLEKAFLQNEINFFAIGNAPTALFQLIDLVKKHNKMPSLVVGVPVGFVGAAESKEELIKSNIPYISVRGRKGGSPVAAAIINGLMKIKLGEYDGEIYK from the coding sequence ATGAAAAAACAAAAGGGTGATGAGGAGATGTTTATCAAAGATCCGAAAGGTATAGAAAATGAAAGTTTTAGAATAATTAGCGAAGAGGTTAATATGAAAGACCTCACTTTATTTGAGAAGTTGATTGTTACCAGGGTCATCCATACAACAGGGGATACGGGATATAAAGATTTGGTTAAAATTCATCCTAAAGCTATCAACAATGCTGCAAATGCTATGGAAAAAGGTTTAACTATATATACAGACACAAAAATGACCTTGTCCGGCATTAATTCAGTTAACTTTAAAAAGTTAGGCGGACAGGTATTCAACTTTACCCATGATGAAGATGTTAAACAAGCTGCACGAGAACGAGGCGAAACTAGATCCATGGTGGGATTAGAAAAAGCTTTTTTACAGAATGAAATTAACTTTTTTGCTATTGGCAACGCTCCTACAGCTCTTTTTCAGCTTATTGACTTAGTTAAAAAACATAATAAAATGCCTTCGTTAGTGGTAGGAGTTCCTGTAGGATTTGTTGGTGCAGCAGAGTCAAAAGAAGAATTGATAAAAAGCAATATCCCATATATTTCTGTGCGTGGTAGAAAAGGAGGAAGTCCAGTAGCCGCTGCAATTATAAACGGGCTTATGAAGATAAAGCTAGGGGAATATGATGGAGAGATATATAAATAA
- a CDS encoding energy-coupling factor ABC transporter ATP-binding protein: protein MDYIEVNNLNFNYNDDIKALNKVSFSIKKGEKVVILGANGSGKSTLIQHLNGLLKPQQGSILIDGEKICSKNVARVRQKLGIVFDNPEDQIVASTVGEDVAFGPRNMGLNNGEVEERVNKSLSAVGISGLKDEYPFNLSFGQKKKVVIAGVLAMNPQIIVFDEPFAGLDPVSNQNMLNILKVLNDKGHTLIIATHDVDIAYTWGEKFLIFQEGMLLKVGGDDVFYDKRLLEHAGLTSPTLIRVFEGTDICVKSVSVANKILRERLR, encoded by the coding sequence ATGGATTATATAGAGGTAAATAACCTTAATTTTAATTACAATGATGACATCAAAGCCCTAAATAAAGTTAGTTTCTCAATCAAAAAAGGAGAAAAGGTTGTTATTTTAGGAGCAAATGGCAGTGGGAAATCTACTTTGATACAGCACTTGAATGGTCTTTTAAAGCCCCAGCAAGGCTCTATTTTAATCGATGGGGAGAAAATATGCTCAAAAAACGTAGCTAGAGTTCGTCAAAAGTTGGGAATTGTATTTGATAATCCTGAAGATCAGATTGTAGCTTCAACTGTAGGAGAAGACGTGGCGTTTGGCCCTAGAAATATGGGTTTAAACAACGGGGAAGTAGAAGAAAGAGTTAACAAATCATTAAGTGCTGTTGGAATCTCAGGCCTTAAGGATGAATATCCTTTTAACTTAAGTTTTGGGCAAAAAAAGAAAGTAGTTATAGCAGGAGTTTTGGCTATGAACCCACAGATTATAGTCTTTGATGAACCCTTTGCAGGATTGGATCCAGTTTCTAACCAAAATATGTTAAATATTCTTAAGGTCTTAAATGATAAAGGGCACACTTTAATTATTGCTACCCATGATGTCGATATAGCCTATACCTGGGGAGAAAAATTTTTGATTTTTCAAGAAGGAATGTTACTTAAAGTAGGAGGTGATGATGTTTTTTATGATAAAAGACTGTTAGAGCATGCAGGGCTGACTAGCCCTACATTAATTAGAGTATTTGAGGGTACCGATATTTGTGTCAAAAGTGTTAGTGTGGCAAATAAAATATTAAGGGAGAGATTGAGATGA
- a CDS encoding energy-coupling factor transporter transmembrane component T family protein, which yields MKDRSWAEQWEVRIKISTIFVTAFMIISLENILIISIVFLQCLALLMSSKFSLKFIFKKILLPLPFLLFMAFPLLIGQGFKVTLENIQFISLIFGKSLSVFLLMLLLMFTEKDQELLWGLSHLKLPKTICSVLFISYRYLFIFKETIKNCYKSIVSRGFSPRADLKTIKIYGEVMGGVILRSIGQSERLYNSMKSRGFSKEFYVPSPQRIHRKDWIIGCGIIINVLCLILIDKW from the coding sequence ATGAAAGACAGAAGTTGGGCAGAACAATGGGAAGTTAGAATAAAAATTTCAACAATTTTTGTAACAGCTTTTATGATTATCTCTTTAGAGAACATTTTGATAATTTCTATAGTTTTTTTACAATGTTTAGCTTTATTGATGAGTAGCAAATTTTCATTAAAATTTATTTTTAAGAAGATTCTTTTGCCCCTACCCTTTTTGCTATTTATGGCTTTTCCTTTATTAATTGGACAAGGTTTTAAGGTGACACTAGAAAATATCCAGTTTATAAGTTTAATTTTTGGAAAGTCATTAAGTGTGTTTTTATTGATGCTACTGCTGATGTTTACAGAAAAGGACCAAGAGTTGTTATGGGGATTGAGTCATTTAAAGTTGCCTAAAACCATTTGTTCTGTCCTATTTATTTCCTATAGATACCTATTTATATTTAAAGAAACAATAAAAAACTGCTATAAATCTATAGTTTCAAGAGGATTTTCACCGAGAGCAGATTTAAAAACAATTAAAATATACGGTGAAGTGATGGGAGGAGTCATTCTAAGGAGTATAGGACAATCGGAGCGACTGTATAATAGCATGAAAAGCAGAGGCTTTTCCAAAGAATTTTATGTTCCATCTCCTCAAAGAATTCATCGTAAGGACTGGATTATTGGATGTGGAATAATAATTAACGTTTTATGTTTGATTTTAATTGATAAGTGGTGA
- a CDS encoding CbiM family transporter produces the protein MAIERGGKIMHIADGVLSTEVAVGTSVAAAGLIGYALYKVKEDEIPKISIMTAAFFAFALISIPIGPSSAHPLLAGLLGITLKRRSPIAIFVGLLLHAMLFQHGGITTLGVNTLLIGIPAIISWQAYDFLSSKHKNPALWGGVVGALGVILCTTILVGVLWMTDARYHEGFISNINLLILAHTPLLFIEGGLTAFAVRYLSKSKKVI, from the coding sequence ATAGCAATTGAAAGAGGAGGGAAAATTATGCATATCGCCGATGGAGTTTTAAGTACTGAAGTGGCTGTGGGGACATCGGTAGCTGCTGCAGGATTAATTGGGTATGCTTTATATAAAGTTAAAGAGGATGAAATACCTAAAATCAGTATTATGACAGCGGCATTTTTTGCTTTCGCTTTAATAAGTATCCCAATTGGTCCTAGCAGCGCCCACCCTTTGCTAGCAGGATTATTGGGCATAACATTAAAACGACGAAGTCCAATTGCCATCTTTGTTGGACTATTACTTCACGCCATGTTATTTCAACACGGAGGTATTACCACCTTAGGGGTAAACACTTTATTAATTGGAATCCCTGCTATTATTAGTTGGCAAGCATATGATTTTTTAAGCTCCAAACATAAAAATCCCGCCTTATGGGGCGGGGTAGTTGGAGCATTAGGGGTTATATTATGTACCACAATTTTGGTTGGTGTACTATGGATGACAGATGCTAGGTACCATGAAGGGTTTATATCAAATATAAACTTATTGATTTTAGCCCATACTCCCCTCCTTTTTATCGAGGGTGGCTTAACAGCTTTTGCAGTAAGGTATCTGTCAAAAAGCAAAAAGGTAATATAA
- the hemL gene encoding glutamate-1-semialdehyde 2,1-aminomutase, which yields METLSEKMFERSKKVIPGGVNSPARAFSSVKMEPPFIKRGDGTYIFDEEDNRYIDFVGSWGPLILGHCDKDVVDGLHQVIKTGTSFGAPTAIEMKMAELMVDSLPNIDMVRMVNSGTEATMSAVRLAKAYTKRNKIIKFEGNYHGHSEGFLIKAGSGALTHGVPDSLGVPAEIAKHTLTASFNNLESVENIFKANPEEIAAVIVEPVAGNMGVIAMEDDFAKGLRQITDKYGTVLIFDEVMTGFRVGFKGAHELYPDIKPDITCYGKIIGGGLPVGAFGGKQQIMSLLAPIGPVYQAGTLSGNPLAMRAGYETLLKLRNNPQIYDKLDKLALRLEKGIREAAKLSDIDITVNRVGGMISMFFTDKEVKNFEDVSKADNEQFIAYFKEMLNSGVYLPPSQFESLFLNAKMDNEHIDFTIEKARDAFKKLTR from the coding sequence ATGGAAACACTATCAGAAAAAATGTTTGAACGGTCTAAAAAGGTCATTCCAGGAGGAGTTAATAGCCCAGCTAGAGCTTTTTCTTCTGTAAAAATGGAACCGCCATTTATAAAACGGGGAGATGGAACTTATATTTTTGATGAAGAAGATAATAGGTATATCGACTTTGTAGGATCATGGGGACCTCTGATTTTGGGGCACTGTGATAAAGATGTAGTAGATGGACTTCATCAAGTGATCAAAACGGGAACAAGTTTTGGAGCTCCCACAGCTATAGAAATGAAAATGGCAGAACTTATGGTTGATTCTCTACCTAACATAGATATGGTTAGAATGGTAAATTCAGGTACTGAGGCGACTATGTCTGCAGTTAGATTAGCAAAAGCCTACACAAAAAGAAACAAAATAATCAAGTTTGAAGGAAATTATCATGGACATTCTGAAGGTTTTTTAATCAAAGCTGGATCAGGAGCATTAACCCATGGAGTTCCGGATAGCTTAGGAGTACCTGCAGAGATAGCAAAACATACACTTACTGCCAGTTTTAACAATTTAGAAAGTGTAGAAAACATATTTAAAGCAAATCCCGAAGAAATAGCTGCAGTGATAGTGGAGCCAGTAGCTGGTAATATGGGTGTTATTGCTATGGAAGATGATTTTGCAAAAGGGTTAAGACAAATAACAGATAAATATGGAACTGTATTGATTTTTGACGAAGTAATGACTGGGTTTAGGGTTGGCTTTAAGGGAGCTCATGAATTATACCCAGATATTAAACCGGATATAACTTGTTATGGAAAAATAATAGGCGGTGGTCTTCCAGTGGGTGCCTTTGGTGGAAAGCAGCAAATAATGTCTCTGCTAGCACCGATAGGACCAGTTTACCAGGCAGGCACCTTATCGGGGAACCCCTTAGCTATGAGGGCAGGATATGAAACTTTACTTAAACTGAGGAACAATCCACAAATTTATGATAAATTAGATAAACTTGCCTTAAGATTGGAAAAAGGTATTAGAGAGGCAGCAAAATTAAGCGATATTGATATAACGGTAAACAGAGTCGGTGGAATGATTTCAATGTTTTTTACAGATAAAGAGGTGAAAAACTTTGAAGATGTCAGTAAAGCTGATAATGAACAGTTTATAGCCTACTTTAAAGAGATGCTTAATTCAGGAGTTTATCTTCCACCATCCCAGTTTGAATCGCTGTTTCTAAATGCAAAAATGGATAATGAGCATATTGATTTTACAATAGAAAAAGCAAGAGATGCCTTTAAAAAATTAACTAGATAG
- the hemB gene encoding porphobilinogen synthase gives MGEDFIRSRRLRKNDGIRRLVRETALSVDDFVYPIFITNGNNIKKPIPNMPGQYHYSVDQLKESLKEVVQLGILAVIVFGLPDKKDKLGSEADSSQGIVQKGVREIKKHYPFLTVITDVCLCQYTIDGHCGVVEKKEIDNDITLKRLQSIAVSHGKAGADIVAPSDMMDGRVKAIRNALDMAELQNVLIMSYSAKFSSSFYSPFRGAVQSKPSFGDRQTYQMDPANRIEAKRQIEIDIDEGADIMMVKPALHYLDIIRDVKNDFPIAAYHVSGEYAMFKLAAQNGLVDEKKGMIETLIAIKRAGADIIITYFAKEIAKELCKK, from the coding sequence ATGGGTGAAGATTTTATAAGATCCCGAAGGCTACGAAAAAATGATGGTATAAGAAGGTTAGTACGCGAAACCGCACTTAGCGTTGATGATTTTGTTTATCCAATCTTTATTACAAATGGAAATAACATAAAAAAACCTATACCTAATATGCCGGGTCAGTATCATTATAGTGTAGATCAGCTAAAGGAAAGTTTAAAAGAAGTGGTGCAACTGGGCATTTTGGCAGTGATTGTTTTTGGGCTACCCGATAAAAAAGACAAACTAGGAAGTGAAGCTGATTCGAGTCAGGGCATAGTCCAAAAAGGAGTAAGAGAAATAAAAAAACACTACCCTTTTTTAACTGTTATTACTGATGTGTGTTTATGTCAGTATACCATCGATGGTCATTGTGGTGTTGTGGAAAAAAAAGAAATAGATAATGATATAACTTTAAAGAGGCTGCAAAGCATTGCGGTAAGCCATGGAAAAGCCGGAGCAGATATTGTAGCCCCCTCTGACATGATGGACGGCAGGGTAAAGGCGATAAGAAATGCTTTGGATATGGCAGAATTACAAAACGTACTAATAATGAGCTATAGCGCAAAATTTTCCTCGTCCTTTTATAGTCCTTTTAGAGGAGCTGTACAATCTAAACCAAGTTTTGGAGATAGGCAAACATATCAAATGGACCCCGCCAATCGCATAGAAGCAAAAAGACAAATAGAAATTGATATTGATGAAGGGGCAGATATTATGATGGTAAAACCAGCTCTTCATTACTTAGATATAATAAGGGATGTAAAAAACGATTTTCCTATAGCTGCATATCACGTTAGCGGTGAATATGCCATGTTTAAGCTAGCTGCTCAAAATGGCTTAGTGGATGAAAAAAAAGGTATGATTGAAACATTAATTGCTATAAAAAGAGCTGGAGCAGATATAATTATTACTTACTTTGCTAAAGAGATAGCAAAGGAGCTTTGTAAAAAATAA